The following proteins are encoded in a genomic region of Pseudorca crassidens isolate mPseCra1 chromosome 1, mPseCra1.hap1, whole genome shotgun sequence:
- the LOC137222311 gene encoding uncharacterized protein: MHNSPPLARWLRAAPGRARGGRGCTPRPGPGRAAEAEAEGGESLLLAAWSGRCVPSPGPRPPRWRRAAARGAGVPELRPPVTPAREKQRLEALASSACSGRRAAGGGEINNARKRKTDVSRARARPPPARGCAPARAPRRRSCRQRRCSDSSSPSSEAIVYWALNYLSTREADSSSRGSCSLPAVPPAPAKFLRGGGKGVRTDSWRPLFALDPCGIPPLLHPIRTVPKAPRLPGLEVQAATLGAKCCVLPSVVPGGGTVPATRLHLGRSCRRPRGGPLHHCFSSAISNSCLRRDYQQVGGEVARYVSFKQAAPGPARPHHSSYSSVG, translated from the exons ATGCACAACTCTCCCCCACT GGCGCGGTGGCTCCGGGCTGCGCCTGGCCGCGCGCGGGGCGGGAGGGGCTGCACCCCGCGCCCAGGGCCGGGGCGGGCTGCCGAGGCGGAGGCGGAGGGCGGGGAAAGTCTCCTCCTAGCCGCCTGGAGCGGGCGGTGCGTGCCCTCCCCGGGTCCCCGCCCTCCCCGGTGGCGCCGCGCGGCTGCCCGGGGCGCTGGTGTGCCCGAGCTCCGGCCGCCCGTTACGCCAGCCCGTGAGAAGCAGCGGCTAGAGGCGCTGGCCTCGAGCGCCTGTTCTGGCCGCAGGGCCGCGGGCGGAGGCGAAATAAATAATGCacgaaaaaggaaaacagacgtGAGCCGAGCCAGAGCTCGCCCGCCTCCCGCCCGGGGCTGCGCTCCCGCCCGCGCTCCCCGCCGCCGCAGCTGCCGCCAGCGCCGCTGCAGTGATTCCTCGTCTCCATCTAGTGAGGCTATTGTGTATTGGGCGCTTAATTATTTATCCACCCGCGAGGCAGACTCCAGCTCCCGAGGGTCTTGCTCCTTGCCTGccgtcccccccgcccccgccaagtTTCTCCGAGGGGGCGGGAAGGGAGTAAGGACTGACTCGTGGAGACCCCTTTTTGCGCTCGATCCCTGCGgaatccctcccctcctccaccccattcGGACGGTGCCGAAGGCGCCCCGGTTGCCCGGGCTCGAGGTGCAGGCCGCCACTCTCGGGGCCAAGTGCTGTGTTCTCCCCTCTGTAGTCCCGGGCGGGGGGACCGTTCCAGCCACACGGCTGCACCTTGGAAGGAGTTGCCGACGGCCCCGGGGAGGACCTCTCCACCACTGCTTTTCGTCAGCCATCTCAAACTCCTGTTTGAGGCGAGATTATCAACAAGTCGGTGGCGAAGTAGCGCGTTACGTTTCTTTCAAACAAGCTGCCCCGGGCCCCGCCAGGCCGCACCACAG TTCTTACAGTTCTGTGGGGTAA